The following coding sequences lie in one Synergistota bacterium genomic window:
- a CDS encoding tripartite tricarboxylate transporter TctB family protein, which produces MGELVFELSALGLAVFFYVVAVVSDAPNPISVMRPYWWPKMILFIMLIICLVLIFGALKEWKALKVTKRESKARAWPWLLAQVINITALVALQNVLGFLVTSIICGILSCFIIEGKFRFMHLLVSLVAVLSLTLFFGSVMGVILPRGLWVFRDLSFYLY; this is translated from the coding sequence GTGGGAGAACTTGTATTTGAACTATCTGCTTTGGGTTTGGCGGTTTTCTTTTATGTAGTTGCTGTAGTTTCAGATGCTCCTAATCCTATCTCTGTTATGAGGCCTTACTGGTGGCCTAAAATGATATTATTCATAATGTTAATTATATGCTTGGTGCTTATTTTCGGAGCTTTGAAGGAGTGGAAAGCTTTAAAGGTTACTAAGAGGGAAAGTAAAGCTAGAGCTTGGCCTTGGCTTTTAGCTCAGGTTATTAATATAACTGCCTTGGTTGCTCTCCAGAATGTATTAGGCTTCTTAGTAACCTCTATTATCTGTGGGATTTTATCTTGTTTCATAATAGAGGGGAAATTCAGGTTTATGCATCTTCTAGTATCTTTAGTTGCCGTATTAAGTTTGACCTTGTTTTTCGGTTCCGTTATGGGTGTAATTCTTCCCAGGGGTCTTTGGGTTTTTAGAGATTTAAGTTTTTACCTATATTGA
- a CDS encoding tripartite tricarboxylate transporter permease: MELLGAFYKVMLDPISWFLMVIGVAAGTLFGALPGISTSMGVALMLPFTYKLDVVYALILLVSTYCGGVFGGSITAIMFNIPGTPEATPTTFDGYKMTLKGEGGKALGTAIACSAFGGAFSVVMMALISPLLVKAALSFSPADYAAVAFLGLSAVAGLGYGPKEQLKALLSVTLGLLLATVGIDAITGVPRFTFGSSALLGGIKFIPVMIGAFAGGEVLRQIEDRKKGLGEEIVLYKKEITAKIPSLREFLAIKWTILKSAFIGLGIGILPGAGATIAAFVSYGVAKRSSKHGDKFGTGIMEGVAAPETANNASTGGAMVPLLSLGIPGSGTTAVILGVFLMYGIQPGPLLYAKDPQLVYSIIIGMFLANVLMLFIGKLGVKLFVQTLRLPYYVIGTSILLLSLIGSYGLDNDIDDVWVCLVFMVIGYFMRKYGFPVAALVLGLVLGKLIENNLRRALIISGFSWSAALGRPLTISLVAITIFMLVWPYIKAFREKVKGV, translated from the coding sequence ATGGAGCTTTTAGGTGCTTTTTATAAGGTTATGCTCGACCCGATAAGCTGGTTTTTAATGGTTATCGGTGTAGCAGCTGGCACACTCTTTGGAGCGCTTCCAGGTATAAGTACTTCTATGGGTGTTGCTCTAATGTTACCTTTTACCTATAAGCTTGATGTTGTTTATGCTCTTATACTATTGGTTTCAACTTACTGTGGTGGCGTTTTTGGAGGATCTATAACCGCAATCATGTTTAATATCCCTGGAACTCCAGAAGCGACACCTACCACATTTGATGGCTACAAGATGACGTTGAAAGGTGAAGGTGGAAAGGCCCTTGGAACAGCTATAGCTTGTTCGGCATTTGGAGGAGCTTTTAGCGTTGTAATGATGGCTTTGATTTCTCCTCTTTTGGTTAAAGCAGCGTTAAGTTTTAGCCCTGCTGACTATGCTGCTGTTGCCTTTTTAGGTTTAAGTGCTGTAGCTGGTTTAGGTTATGGACCTAAAGAGCAGTTAAAGGCTTTACTTTCGGTAACCTTAGGCTTGCTTTTAGCTACTGTTGGTATAGATGCTATAACAGGTGTTCCTCGTTTTACCTTTGGCTCGTCAGCCCTTCTTGGTGGTATAAAGTTTATACCCGTAATGATAGGGGCCTTTGCTGGTGGGGAGGTTTTAAGACAGATAGAGGATAGAAAGAAGGGTTTAGGTGAGGAGATAGTTCTTTACAAGAAGGAAATAACAGCTAAGATTCCATCCTTAAGGGAGTTTTTAGCTATAAAGTGGACGATACTTAAATCGGCTTTCATAGGATTAGGTATAGGGATTCTTCCTGGAGCTGGTGCAACTATAGCTGCCTTTGTAAGTTATGGTGTAGCTAAAAGATCGTCTAAGCATGGGGATAAATTTGGAACCGGAATAATGGAAGGCGTTGCCGCTCCAGAGACAGCAAATAATGCTTCTACAGGAGGAGCAATGGTTCCTTTGCTTTCCCTTGGTATTCCAGGGAGTGGAACTACAGCGGTTATCTTAGGTGTTTTCCTTATGTATGGAATTCAACCTGGGCCTTTACTTTATGCTAAGGATCCGCAGCTTGTTTATTCTATAATAATAGGAATGTTTTTAGCTAACGTATTAATGCTTTTTATTGGAAAGCTTGGAGTGAAGCTATTTGTTCAGACCCTTAGGCTACCCTATTATGTTATAGGAACATCTATATTGCTTCTTTCCCTTATAGGTTCCTATGGTCTTGATAATGATATAGATGATGTTTGGGTATGTCTGGTATTTATGGTTATAGGTTACTTCATGAGGAAGTATGGTTTTCCTGTAGCTGCTTTAGTTTTAGGTTTGGTTTTAGGGAAGCTTATAGAGAATAATCTTAGAAGAGCGCTTATAATATCTGGTTTCAGCTGGAGCGCTGCTCTTGGAAGGCCTTTAACTATTTCTCTTGTAGCCATAACGATATTCATGCTTGTTTGGCCGTATATAAAGGCGTTTAGGGAAAAGGTAAAAGGCGTTTAG
- a CDS encoding MmgE/PrpD family protein has product MLSPTQRLAFFIKGLSYESLPDIVKERAKESVIDTLAVAIAASCFEEVPYVVQEILSHDESSESTVWGYNRKASVFNSALLNGIMGHALELDDVHKESKTHPGTVVIPAVLSVGELLASSGREIIEAIVAGYEVMIRIGMGIGVSSHRLKGWHVTGTAGTFGAAAGVAKLLKLDESQIVSGLGLAGTQSSGLWAFTADGATCKKLHPGHAAYCGVLSAFLSKAGMTGSSRILDAEDGGLFRATSDEYDLSLVTKDLGEAFEIVNVDRKPYACCRSMHPPIDAILKLKKEYNLEPEDIESIYIKTYKVAIKQCAFTKKPVNVAEAKFSMAYGVAVALYDGCALVEQFSPERIRDPKVLALSDKVYIEEDEEFTSRYPLEWGCEVTVLTKRGERFTTRIYAAKGDSRRNPMNTEEIKDKFMRLTQPILKEKAERLYEMLVNMESLKDISELSNLLKT; this is encoded by the coding sequence ATGCTTTCTCCAACTCAGAGGCTAGCGTTCTTCATTAAAGGTCTTAGTTATGAGAGTTTACCGGATATCGTTAAGGAAAGGGCTAAAGAATCAGTTATAGATACCTTAGCTGTAGCTATAGCTGCCTCCTGCTTTGAGGAAGTTCCTTATGTTGTTCAAGAGATTTTAAGTCATGACGAATCTTCTGAATCGACCGTATGGGGTTATAATCGTAAAGCTTCGGTTTTTAACTCTGCTCTTTTAAATGGAATCATGGGACATGCTTTGGAGCTTGATGATGTCCATAAAGAGTCAAAGACCCATCCAGGTACGGTTGTTATTCCTGCTGTTTTAAGTGTAGGTGAGCTTTTAGCTTCCTCTGGAAGAGAGATAATAGAAGCTATCGTGGCAGGTTATGAAGTAATGATAAGAATTGGTATGGGTATAGGTGTTAGCAGTCATCGGTTAAAAGGGTGGCATGTAACGGGCACAGCTGGAACTTTTGGAGCGGCAGCTGGGGTAGCGAAGCTATTAAAACTTGATGAATCTCAAATAGTAAGTGGCCTAGGTTTGGCTGGTACCCAATCGTCTGGGTTATGGGCTTTTACTGCAGATGGAGCTACCTGTAAAAAGCTTCATCCAGGACATGCTGCCTATTGTGGCGTTTTGTCCGCTTTTCTCTCTAAGGCTGGCATGACAGGGTCAAGTAGGATACTTGATGCGGAAGATGGAGGATTATTTCGCGCTACCTCGGATGAGTATGATCTTTCCTTAGTCACGAAAGATTTGGGAGAGGCCTTTGAGATAGTTAATGTTGATCGCAAACCCTATGCTTGTTGTAGAAGTATGCATCCTCCTATAGATGCGATACTTAAGTTAAAAAAGGAATATAATCTTGAGCCTGAGGATATAGAGTCTATATATATAAAGACTTATAAAGTTGCCATTAAGCAATGTGCCTTCACTAAAAAACCTGTTAACGTTGCTGAAGCGAAGTTCTCTATGGCTTATGGTGTTGCAGTAGCTTTATATGATGGTTGTGCTCTTGTAGAGCAGTTTAGTCCGGAGAGAATAAGAGATCCTAAGGTTTTAGCCCTATCGGATAAAGTGTATATAGAGGAGGATGAGGAATTTACGTCTAGGTATCCTCTTGAATGGGGTTGTGAGGTCACGGTTCTAACAAAGAGAGGAGAAAGATTTACTACTAGGATTTACGCTGCTAAGGGAGACTCTAGGAGGAATCCTATGAATACCGAAGAGATAAAGGATAAGTTTATGAGATTAACCCAGCCTATACTTAAGGAGAAAGCTGAAAGGCTTTATGAAATGCTGGTTAACATGGAAAGTTTAAAGGATATAAGTGAGTTGAGTAATTTATTGAAAACTTAA
- a CDS encoding citrate/2-methylcitrate synthase codes for MCVEGEVKWGLEGVIVTVSSISYLDGEKGLLSYRGFAVEELACNSSFEEVAYLLWFGALPTSDELNWLSSELSKERDIPLEVVNIMKLFPKKTHPMDVLRSVASILSFYSEDDSISFKNAIHLTAKLPTVAAYWYRLRNDLPLIPPDRSLSHADNFLYMMFGEVPEYSDLFDKMLILHAEQEINASTFSAMVTSSTLSDIYSAVVSAIGTLKGSLHGGANEKVLEMLEEIGCIENTESYFNAMVSRKERIMGFGHRVYKTYDPRAKLMKEWLCELNEIQKVKYLDIALKLEELVLEKFKDKRIYPNVDFFSGILYNHFGIPRDYFTVLFAMARIVGWTAHVIEYRQNNRLFRPLAIYNGPVNLSYKEVKKQISKGAAS; via the coding sequence TTGTGTGTTGAAGGAGAGGTAAAATGGGGGCTTGAGGGTGTCATTGTAACGGTGAGCTCCATCTCTTACTTGGACGGGGAGAAGGGATTGCTCTCTTACAGAGGTTTCGCTGTTGAGGAACTAGCTTGTAATTCTTCCTTTGAAGAGGTGGCTTACCTTTTGTGGTTTGGGGCGTTGCCGACGAGTGATGAATTAAATTGGCTTTCATCAGAGCTTTCTAAGGAGAGAGATATACCTTTGGAAGTGGTAAATATAATGAAACTTTTTCCCAAGAAAACTCATCCAATGGATGTTCTAAGAAGCGTAGCTTCTATTCTAAGTTTTTACTCAGAGGATGACTCTATTTCTTTCAAAAATGCTATACATTTAACAGCTAAACTTCCCACAGTAGCTGCTTATTGGTATAGGTTAAGAAACGATTTACCGTTGATACCACCTGATAGAAGCTTAAGTCATGCTGATAATTTCCTTTACATGATGTTTGGCGAGGTTCCTGAGTATTCTGATCTATTCGATAAGATGCTTATACTTCATGCAGAGCAGGAGATAAACGCATCTACTTTTTCTGCGATGGTTACCTCTTCTACGTTAAGCGATATTTACTCTGCTGTGGTCTCCGCTATAGGAACATTAAAGGGGTCCCTTCATGGTGGGGCTAACGAAAAGGTTTTAGAGATGTTAGAGGAAATAGGATGTATTGAAAACACTGAAAGCTACTTTAACGCTATGGTTTCAAGAAAGGAAAGGATTATGGGATTTGGTCATAGAGTATATAAGACCTATGATCCGAGAGCAAAGCTTATGAAGGAATGGCTTTGCGAGTTGAATGAAATTCAAAAGGTGAAATATTTGGATATAGCTTTGAAGCTTGAGGAGCTAGTTTTGGAAAAGTTTAAGGATAAAAGGATTTATCCTAATGTAGACTTTTTCTCTGGTATTTTGTACAATCATTTTGGTATACCAAGGGACTATTTTACAGTTTTGTTTGCCATGGCAAGGATCGTGGGATGGACGGCTCATGTGATCGAGTATCGTCAGAATAATAGGCTTTTTAGACCATTAGCGATCTATAATGGTCCTGTAAATTTAAGTTATAAGGAAGTTAAGAAACAAATTAGTAAGGGAGCGGCTTCATAA
- a CDS encoding GntR family transcriptional regulator, with protein MIERRSLKDEVLEKVKSYIVSGRYLPGQKVVIDSLAKELGVSVTPVREALHYLAAQGLLVSEPHRGFLVKKWSRKEIEDLLSLRAYLERLAAKLFIERGYDAYIDLLREKLKEMELASGMSSVEEMTRLNSEFHAIIVKGAGNEELRRVIDSLSEKLYRVRVLSISYPGRFKDSYKEHMDIYEAIESKNISLAEKRVEEHINSILRVLLKRFEEGLI; from the coding sequence ATGATAGAGAGAAGGTCTTTGAAGGATGAGGTGTTAGAGAAGGTTAAAAGCTATATAGTTTCAGGGCGTTATCTTCCTGGGCAGAAAGTGGTTATAGACAGTCTTGCTAAGGAGCTTGGGGTTAGTGTGACTCCTGTACGGGAAGCTTTGCACTATCTGGCAGCTCAGGGATTGTTGGTTTCAGAGCCTCACCGGGGATTTTTAGTTAAGAAGTGGAGTAGAAAGGAAATAGAAGACCTTCTTTCATTAAGGGCTTATCTTGAAAGGCTTGCTGCTAAGCTATTTATAGAGCGAGGATATGATGCTTATATTGATCTCCTTAGGGAGAAGCTTAAGGAGATGGAGCTAGCTTCTGGTATGAGCAGTGTAGAAGAGATGACCAGGCTTAACTCTGAGTTTCATGCGATAATTGTTAAAGGGGCTGGAAATGAAGAGCTTCGGCGTGTTATAGATTCTTTAAGTGAGAAGCTTTATAGGGTTAGAGTTCTTTCAATATCCTATCCAGGTAGGTTTAAGGATTCTTATAAGGAGCATATGGATATCTATGAAGCCATAGAAAGTAAAAATATTTCTCTTGCTGAAAAGAGAGTAGAGGAGCACATAAATAGTATTTTAAGAGTTCTCCTTAAAAGGTTTGAGGAGGGCTTAATTTAA